A single region of the Betta splendens chromosome 12, fBetSpl5.4, whole genome shotgun sequence genome encodes:
- the LOC114866977 gene encoding hydroxycarboxylic acid receptor 3-like has translation MNVTQPEKCCAFEALILDTLLPPVLILEFVFGLMGNFVALWMFMFHMDTWKPNSVYLTHLAVADSIVLFCLPFRADYYRRGKNWVHGDGPCRVLLFLLAANRAAGIFFLTAVAVDRYFKIVWPLSRINRMGLGYALWVSFGLWALIFLATGYLLADAHLFYNNNRTQCESFNICMGFSPLATWHNTFYIVQFFLPAVIVAFCTTRILWQLRSRTLDKRGKIKRAVRFVLAVALIFITCFCPSTVSRVAVWILQVWYHECRYFEEVNLVFYTTVCFTYFNSVLNPVVYYFSSPAFSGAFRKIVNKVLGRSSDRDPASSEGDISTVDGRRI, from the coding sequence ATGAACGTCACCCAGCCGGAGAAATGCTGCGCCTTCGAAGCGCTCATCCTGGACACTCTCCTGCCCCCGGTTCTCATCCTGGAGTTCGTTTTCGGGCTGATGGGGAACTTCGTGGCCCTCTGGATGTTCATGTTTCACATGGACACGTGGAAGCCCAACTCCGTGTATCTGACTCACCTGGCTGTGGCCGACTCCATCGTGCTGTTCTGCCTGCCTTTCAGAGCCGACTACTACAGGCGCGGGAAGAACTGGGTCCACGGCGACGGGCCGTGCCGGGTGCTGCTCTTCCTGCTGGCTGCCAACCGTGCAGCCGGCATCTTCTTCCTCACCGCGGTGGCTGTGGACCGCTACTTTAAGATAGTCTGGCCGCTGAGCCGGATCAACCGCATGGGCCTGGGCTACGCCCTCTGGGTCTCCTTTGGCCTCTGGGCTCTGATTTTTCTCGCTACCGGGTACCTTCTTGCTGACGCCCACTTGTTCTACAACAACAACCGCACTCAGTGCGAGAGCTTCAACATCTGCATGGGCTTCAGCCCCCTCGCCACCTGGCACAACACTTTCTACATCGTCCAGTTTTTCCTGCCGGCCGTCATCGTGGCCTTTTGCACCACCAGGATCCTGTGGCAGCTCAGGAGCAGGACTTTGGACAAAAGGGGGAAGATAAAGCGAGCTGTGCGGTTTGTCTTGGCTGTGGCCCTGATCTTTATTACCTGTTTCTGTCCCAGTACAGTGTCACGCGTGGCCGTGTGGATCCTCCAGGTGTGGTATCATGAGTGCAGGTACTTTGAAGAGGTCAACCTGGTGTTTTACACGACCGTGTGCTTCACCTACTTCAACAGCGTCCTCAACCCTGTGGTGTATTACTTCTCTAGTCCTGCTTTCAGCGGCGCCTTCAGGAAGATTGTGAATAAAGTGCTGGGAAGGAGCAGCGATAGAGACCCAGCTTCATCTGAAGGTGACATTTCCACCGTGGATGGTAGAAGGATTTGA